From Aegilops tauschii subsp. strangulata cultivar AL8/78 chromosome 5, Aet v6.0, whole genome shotgun sequence:
aaaaacagcccaacgggttaaccggccacaaatgggccgaatgtaaccatgggctgaatttggcccacaaacggaacatGCTTGTAAGGGACTGtaactaaccgaattctagaaatgagaccaagaataaatgggcccttagaaggccgaaaagttaacacgggctggaaacggccgacggaataatgggcccttgatgggtataaagtgatacactgttcattatgggccagtttcatctcgggcctttattgggcccagagttacgaagggcctcatatgggccgaaagacatcatgggccatacatgggccggaagagataacgggctggaatcatattggacagcccagatgaagctactcgGCTTAATTCCGATAAGCCGTAACGGGCCGggagttagcgggctgtaaatgggcgaTATACcaacaggtcgttaacaggctttccgtgggccggcacgttaccttttgaccaagtcaaacgggatGGCCTTTTCATCGGAATGGTCCTccgttgggccatgccacgtgtcgacgtatcataggcgcctcctgtccaatgagtggatgacatctgtcccaacggtgagccaacacgtgtttcctctggccaatgagaattttacacgtggataATCCCaatggtccgggctgttaacgggttatcggatccaaaaccggacacgatagcttaacggcgacctgttacggtggatgccacgtgtcggtcacccttgacgaaaacacttatatgacgcgcgatttatcgtcatggaagtggacacttccgtgatgataattttggtaatttcatggaacacttctacgacagcacaggtatgactatcttgattctttcataaaatcgtcatggatgtacatgcatgacagaaaacgtgacctactgtgacaaacacgtatcatcacggaagtgtatttctTTGTAGtgcgagtgagagggttgctcttcactcggagtgtttttgaaacttaggcgaattgggatcgcagctaagccctcgagtgagagggttgctcttcactgaGAGTGTTTCTGAAACTTAGGCAAAttgggttcgcggctaagcctccAAGTGgtaggattgctctccactcggagtatttttgaaacttaggcgaatcgagTTCGCGGCTAATCCttcgagtgggaggattgctctccactcggagtatttttgaaacttaggcgaattgggttcgcggctaagcccccaagtgagaggatTGATCTTCACTCAGAGTGTTTTTTAAAcataggcgagtacgggatcgcagctaagccccctggTGAGAGGGTTTctctccactcggagtgtttttgaaacttaggcgagtacgagatCGCAGCTAAGTCCctgagtgagaggattgctcttcactcggagtgtttttgaaacttaggcgaatcagattcgcggctaagccacccactggggatTTGAACACGTATGTTTATGGGATAACAACCATTAAGATACCGCAAAAACCTTGTCTTTGATAAGCAAACTGAAGAATTCTTATTACAACTCGTCGATCTgagtgtttaggtataaaaacggCGGAGCAGCTCTGCGTTCCACGAGCGTTGCTCGTCTTCTTTCTTTGCTATGTCGTAGAGGTGATATGCCCCattgtggagcaccttggtgatgatgaaggggccttcccaggcCGGAGCAAGTTTGTCAGGTCGTTTCTGATGcactcggagcacaaggtctccttcttgGAATGCTTGACCTATGACATTACGGGCAtggaatcgacgcaggtcttgttgATAGATGGTCGACCGGTTCAGAGCCATCTCTCGTTCTTCCTCCAGGAGGTCAACCGCATCTTGGCGTCCCTGTTCTGCTTCTGCTTCTGAGAAGAGTTCCACTCTGGGGGTGTTGTGCAGCAAGTCACTCGGCATCACAACTTCAGCACCATACACCATGAGGAAAGGAGTTCGTTCAGTCGACCGGTTGGGAGTTGTTCTCAATCCCCATAGGATGGATGGCAATTCAGTCAACCAGGCTCCAGCAGCATGCTTGAGGTcgcgcatcagtcggggtttcagcccTTGAAGGATCAAACCATTCGCCCTTTCCGCTTGCCCATTCGACTGCGGGTGCGCAACAGATGTGTAATCGACCcaagtgccttgggaagcacaaaacgctttgaactcatcagaatcaaagttggAGATGTTATCTGTGATAATGCTGTGTGGGACTCCATATCTCAATATCAGCTCCCTGATGAAACTGATGGCAGTGCTTGAATCAAggttcttgataggcttggctttgatccatttggtgaatttgttgaCTGCTACGAGCAAATGAGTAAAACCACTTCTGCCGgtcttgaaaggtccaaccatgtccaatccccaaactgcaaaaggccagacgagtggaatagtcttcaaggCAGATGCAGGATTATGAGACAGGTTAGAGTAAAACTGGCAGCATTCACACTTGTCGACTATATCCTTAGCCATCTCATTTGCACGTGGCCAGTAGAACCCCGCTCAATATGCTTTGGCAACGATGGTCCAAGAGAatgcatggtgaccacaggtccccgagtgcaTCTCATTTAGAAtcattcgaccttcttctggAGAAATACAACGTTGAGTGACTCCGGTAACGCTTTCCCTGTAAAGTTGTCCGCTTATCACGATGAatgctttggatcgacggacaatCTGGCGGGCCTCATCTTCATCCTTCTGGAGCTCCTTCTTGAGCAGGTATGCGATATATGGCACCGTCCAGTCGGGGGTGATCACCTGAACCTCCTTGATCAAGTCGACTACAGCTGGGACTTCGATTTCAGTCGGATTGGTTGAACTTATCGGTTGCGGGGGACTCCTCTGTGaagggatcttcttgaactgatgGGGCGTGGAGATGCTCCAAAAACACATTACTGGGGATGGGTTTCCGAGTGGAACCTATCTTCGCCAGGTCATCTGCTGCGTAATTCTTGATTCGGGGTATGtggtggagctctaacccctcaaacttctgcTCTAGCTTTCTTACTGCATTGTAATAACCAGTCATTGCTGGACTCCTGATATCCcattccttcatcacttgattgaccaccaAGTATGAGTCGTCGTACACCATTAGGCGACAGTTGTCGAGTGAGATGGCCAGACGCAACCCATACAAAAGTGCCTCATACTCAGCTTCATTGTTTGAATCGAAGTGAATCTGGAGGACATAGCTGAGCTTGTCACCTCTGGGGGATACCAGGACTACTCCAGCACCAGAGCCACTCAgcatcttggacccatcaaagaacatagtccaatgttcTGAGTGAACCTGAGTCGGTTGCTGCTGTtcaatccactcggcgaggaaatctactattgcttgggacttgattgctttctttgcctcgAACTTTATATCCAACGGAAGGAGTTCAATCACCCACTTTGCCATTCGACCAATTGCATCCCTATTGTTCAGAATTTCTGATAATGGAGGGTCGCTGACGACTGAAACCGAGTGGTCTGAGAAGTAGTGTGCAACTTTCTTCGTGGTCAAGTAAATTCCATCAACAAGCTtttgataatgtggatatctctgcttggacggAGTCAAGACTGCAGAAATATAAtacactgggcgctgaactttgtaggctttgccttcttcttcccgctccaccgtgagcactgtgctgacaacttgtccagtggctgcaatgtatagttgtagaggctctttgctgattggggcagcaagcactggctgggtggaaagcagggctttgagctctacaaacgctgCTTCGGCTTCAATAGTCCACTCGAATttgtcagacttcttcatcagtcggtaaagaggcaatgccttttcaccgagatgAGAGATGAATTGGCTCAATgcagccaaacaacca
This genomic window contains:
- the LOC141023205 gene encoding uncharacterized protein, with the protein product MRDLKHAAGAWLTELPSILWGLRTTPNRSTERTPFLMVYGAEVVMPSDLLHNTPRVELFSEAEAEQGRQDAVDLLEEEREMALNRSTIYQQDLRRFHARNVIGQAFQEGDLVLRVHQKRPDKLAPAWEGPFIITKVLHNGAYHLYDIAKKEDEQRSWNAELLRRFYT